The Acidianus infernus genome window below encodes:
- a CDS encoding FmdE family protein → MEQKRIHEIPEWAFEFHGHRCPAMPLGYLAGEYALKLLGIEKEKDTNTYVFSETGDEHHQGCFDDGVQAATGCTYGKGNYKRLQYGKMAIIVYKPGKGAVRIRPKPEILDGCSKFEFFKYRKSGIPASQVPREVSDEVINYVLSKDFEELFYYEFLKDFTYSSPKKTMARIVCDDCGEPTYENYIKIFNGKKLCPRCYEIERNKR, encoded by the coding sequence ATGGAACAGAAAAGAATCCACGAAATACCTGAATGGGCATTTGAATTTCATGGGCATAGATGTCCTGCAATGCCATTAGGTTATTTAGCAGGAGAATATGCTCTGAAACTACTAGGAATAGAAAAGGAAAAAGATACGAATACTTACGTTTTTTCGGAAACTGGTGACGAGCATCATCAAGGATGTTTTGACGACGGAGTTCAGGCAGCAACTGGATGTACTTATGGTAAAGGAAATTATAAAAGACTTCAATACGGTAAGATGGCTATAATTGTTTATAAACCAGGTAAAGGAGCGGTTAGAATAAGACCTAAGCCAGAAATACTTGATGGATGTAGCAAATTTGAATTTTTCAAATATAGAAAATCTGGAATACCTGCATCTCAAGTTCCTAGAGAAGTTTCTGACGAGGTTATAAATTACGTACTTTCAAAGGATTTCGAAGAATTATTCTATTATGAATTTCTCAAAGACTTTACATACAGTTCTCCAAAGAAGACAATGGCAAGAATAGTTTGTGATGACTGCGGAGAGCCAACGTATGAGAACTACATAAAAATCTTCAACGGTAAAAAGCTCTGTCCACGTTGTTATGAAATTGAAAGAAATAAAAGGTGA
- a CDS encoding TetR/AcrR family transcriptional regulator encodes MRQRNEEVTKEKILQAAIEVFAEEGFFKASVDQVCKKAGVSKGIIFWHFKTKDQLILEVAKKSLPLDIVESCLKEKENTLECIGNKYLEKYDDPIMRKLFLHTISAMNIYKELGDDIRELCDSLVKKISKCVLNSESNEDIIRIRSFMGGLLCYVVNPPNIDKKTYVDTLIKIALVKET; translated from the coding sequence ATGAGACAGAGAAATGAGGAAGTGACGAAGGAAAAGATATTGCAAGCTGCTATCGAAGTTTTTGCTGAGGAAGGCTTTTTTAAAGCTTCAGTAGACCAAGTGTGTAAAAAAGCAGGAGTTTCTAAGGGAATAATATTTTGGCATTTTAAGACTAAAGATCAGTTAATCTTAGAAGTAGCTAAGAAAAGTCTACCTTTAGATATTGTAGAGAGCTGTTTAAAAGAAAAGGAAAATACTCTTGAATGTATTGGGAATAAATATCTAGAAAAATACGATGATCCTATTATGAGGAAACTTTTCTTACATACTATATCTGCAATGAATATATATAAGGAACTGGGAGATGATATTAGAGAATTATGTGATTCACTAGTGAAAAAAATAAGTAAATGTGTTTTAAATAGCGAAAGTAATGAGGATATTATAAGAATAAGGTCTTTCATGGGAGGGCTTCTTTGTTACGTAGTAAATCCTCCGAATATAGACAAGAAAACATATGTTGATACCCTTATTAAGATAGCTTTAGTAAAAGAAACTTAA
- a CDS encoding sulfite exporter TauE/SafE family protein, translating to MNSIFLFIIFILTWILSALFAVAGVGAANTLIPIYYSLGIPFSIAAAAGLLLNVFSLSSATVNNGKRGRVLWKLGTIFLIPAVIMAPVGAFIGIHTPRKILLWIFVAFLGYTLYNLIRGRVKEETNKFSGNIKGYILGITVGAIAGFLGGLLGVGGGMIILPVLALIEKDYKKVSATAGYVALFSSASGFTSYLFLLRGISYELWLVILIGGILGGFSGSYLMNKMKTLYVKYTIVSIITFVLIKILIGVI from the coding sequence ATGAATTCAATTTTTTTATTTATCATATTTATTTTAACCTGGATACTTTCTGCGTTATTTGCAGTAGCGGGTGTAGGTGCGGCTAACACATTAATTCCTATATATTACTCCTTGGGTATACCATTTTCAATAGCAGCTGCTGCTGGGCTTTTATTAAATGTATTTTCATTGTCTTCTGCTACGGTAAACAATGGAAAAAGGGGTAGAGTATTATGGAAATTAGGAACTATCTTCCTTATACCTGCAGTTATAATGGCTCCTGTAGGAGCATTTATAGGAATTCATACTCCAAGGAAAATATTGCTCTGGATATTCGTGGCATTCTTAGGATACACATTATATAATTTGATAAGAGGAAGAGTAAAAGAGGAAACAAACAAATTTTCTGGAAATATTAAAGGGTACATACTTGGTATAACAGTAGGAGCTATTGCTGGATTTCTGGGCGGTTTATTAGGCGTAGGAGGCGGAATGATAATTTTACCTGTTTTAGCTCTAATAGAAAAAGATTATAAGAAAGTTTCAGCTACTGCAGGCTATGTAGCTTTATTTAGTTCTGCAAGTGGTTTTACTAGCTATCTGTTCTTATTACGAGGAATAAGTTATGAGCTATGGTTAGTAATATTAATAGGTGGAATTTTAGGAGGATTCAGCGGATCGTATTTAATGAACAAGATGAAGACTCTTTATGTAAAATATACTATAGTATCCATAATAACGTTCGTGCTAATAAAAATACTTATAGGAGTAATTTAA
- a CDS encoding NAD-dependent epimerase/dehydratase family protein, giving the protein METKKVLILGIDGYIGWALALRLGKKGHEVYGIDNLITRVQAMEVGGDSAFPLPSVEERRNIFNKYIGPIDFTVNDITKPYVLRDYISKIKPDAIIHTRRNEDNPNKPNGKE; this is encoded by the coding sequence ATGGAAACTAAGAAAGTCTTAATTTTAGGAATAGATGGATACATAGGCTGGGCTCTAGCGTTAAGGCTAGGAAAGAAAGGGCACGAAGTATATGGTATAGATAATCTAATAACTAGAGTACAAGCAATGGAAGTTGGCGGAGATTCTGCGTTTCCCTTGCCATCAGTAGAAGAAAGAAGGAATATATTTAACAAATATATTGGCCCAATAGATTTCACTGTCAATGATATAACTAAACCTTATGTTTTAAGAGATTACATTAGTAAAATAAAACCAGACGCTATAATACACACTCGCAGAAATGAAGATAATCCCAACAAGCCTAATGGGAAAGAGTAA